From the Deferribacterota bacterium genome, one window contains:
- a CDS encoding NADH-quinone oxidoreductase subunit B family protein, whose product MGLIDNKLPENILTTTVDNVINWGRKSSIWPVTFGLACCAIEMMACGAAKYDFDRFGIIFRASPRQADLMIVAGTVTRKMAPTVKKVFDQMPEPKWVIAMGSCATSGGLYNTYSTVQGVDDVIPVDYYIPGCPPRPEALYDAIFALQKRIMGEKVVRK is encoded by the coding sequence CTACCAGAAAACATATTAACCACAACAGTGGATAATGTTATCAACTGGGGAAGAAAGTCTTCAATATGGCCTGTAACCTTTGGTCTTGCATGTTGTGCTATTGAAATGATGGCTTGTGGTGCAGCTAAGTATGATTTTGATAGATTTGGGATAATCTTTAGAGCATCCCCAAGGCAGGCTGATTTAATGATTGTAGCAGGAACAGTAACAAGAAAGATGGCACCTACTGTTAAGAAGGTTTTTGATCAGATGCCAGAGCCAAAATGGGTTATTGCAATGGGTTCATGCGCAACGAGTGGTGGTCTTTATAACACATATTCAACTGTTCAAGGCGTTGATGATGTTATTCCAGTGGACTATTATATACCAGGTTGTCCCCCAAGACCTGAAGCTCTTTATGATGCTATATTTGCACTGCAAAAGAGAATAATGGGAGAAAAGGTTGTTAGAAAGTGA